From the genome of Deinococcus sp. AJ005, one region includes:
- a CDS encoding 3-hydroxyacyl-CoA dehydrogenase/enoyl-CoA hydratase family protein has protein sequence MKIQKAAVIGAGVMGAAIAAQLANAGIPVMLLDIVLEGNPDRNFLAKQGIQRALKARPAAFMDKARAALITPGNLEDDLAKLKDADWVLEAIIEKLDAKRSLWERVEKVAKKTAIISSNSSGIPMHLQIEGRGEDFQRRFVGAHFFNPPRYLHLLEVIPTPKTDPKIVETFSEFAETTLGKGVVIANDVPGFVANRIGVYGIIRAMKHMQEAGLTPAQVDQLTGPVLGRANSATFRTADLSGLDIIYHVANDIGKVTPDDEDFSLTDSFRTLVEDKKMLGDKTGSGFYKKTKDEKGKTKILNLNLDTMEYEDQGRVKVDAVEAVKGKPLAERVKTLYTAEGKEGEFLRGVMNDGFWYAAKMAGNVSNRLQDIDNALKWGFGWEQGPFETMDTLGVQTVIANLEGEGRTLPPLLQAMKDSGREKFYEGNETVTPEGQPTKYEAPYFILTDLKKDASKVVKKRGGASVIDLGDGVLLVEWHAKMNALGEDQLRAVQDGHKLVQEMGYAGLVLGNQGENFSAGANLPLVLSQAQADEWDELDDSIKQFQQTTTSLRFSPHPTVAAPFGLALGGGAEFTLHADHVVASAELYMGLVEVGVGLIPGGGGTKEMLLRFTDQLHPGQQIGATMLPAVQRAFELIGTAKTSTSALEARNLGFLRDTDTIAMNKNHIIMEAKRQVLALAPGYVQPIPRQDIPVMGDAAIAALKSALYGMHQGGFITDYDLVVSHELGKVLSGGTGNNRTAKVSEQHLLDLERESFLTLLGKKGTQQRIDHMLKTGKPLRN, from the coding sequence ATGAAGATTCAGAAAGCTGCCGTAATTGGTGCGGGTGTGATGGGCGCTGCCATCGCCGCGCAACTCGCCAACGCGGGCATTCCCGTGATGCTCCTTGACATCGTGTTGGAAGGCAACCCGGACCGTAATTTTCTGGCGAAACAGGGGATTCAGCGTGCCCTGAAGGCCCGTCCCGCCGCCTTTATGGACAAGGCCCGCGCCGCCCTGATCACTCCTGGCAACCTGGAAGACGATCTGGCGAAACTCAAGGACGCTGACTGGGTGCTGGAAGCCATCATCGAGAAACTGGACGCCAAGCGCAGCCTGTGGGAGCGCGTGGAGAAGGTGGCTAAGAAGACCGCCATCATCTCCAGCAACTCGTCTGGTATTCCCATGCACCTGCAAATTGAGGGCCGAGGTGAGGATTTCCAGCGCCGTTTTGTGGGCGCGCACTTCTTTAACCCGCCGCGCTACCTGCATCTGCTGGAAGTCATTCCCACGCCCAAGACTGATCCCAAGATCGTGGAAACCTTCAGCGAATTTGCCGAAACCACGCTGGGCAAAGGTGTCGTCATCGCCAACGACGTGCCGGGCTTTGTTGCTAATCGCATTGGCGTGTACGGCATCATCCGCGCCATGAAGCACATGCAGGAGGCCGGGCTGACCCCCGCGCAGGTGGATCAGTTGACCGGACCCGTGCTGGGCCGCGCCAACTCCGCCACCTTCCGCACGGCTGATCTGTCGGGGCTGGACATCATCTACCACGTCGCCAACGACATCGGCAAGGTCACGCCTGACGACGAGGATTTCAGCTTGACTGACAGCTTCCGCACCCTTGTGGAAGACAAGAAGATGCTGGGCGACAAGACCGGCAGCGGCTTTTACAAGAAGACCAAAGATGAAAAGGGCAAGACCAAAATCCTGAACCTCAATCTGGATACGATGGAATACGAGGATCAGGGCCGCGTGAAGGTGGACGCCGTGGAAGCCGTCAAGGGCAAGCCGCTGGCCGAGCGCGTGAAGACCCTTTACACCGCCGAGGGCAAGGAAGGTGAATTCCTGCGCGGCGTGATGAACGACGGCTTCTGGTACGCCGCCAAGATGGCCGGAAATGTTTCCAACCGTTTGCAGGACATCGACAACGCGCTGAAATGGGGCTTCGGCTGGGAGCAGGGGCCGTTCGAGACGATGGACACTCTGGGCGTGCAGACCGTCATCGCCAATCTGGAAGGCGAGGGCCGCACGCTGCCGCCGCTGCTCCAGGCCATGAAGGACAGCGGGCGCGAGAAGTTCTATGAGGGTAACGAAACGGTTACTCCCGAAGGCCAGCCGACGAAGTACGAAGCGCCGTATTTCATCCTGACTGATCTTAAGAAAGACGCCTCCAAGGTGGTCAAGAAGCGCGGCGGGGCCAGTGTCATTGACCTGGGCGACGGCGTGTTGCTGGTGGAATGGCACGCCAAGATGAACGCGCTGGGCGAGGATCAGCTCCGCGCCGTGCAGGACGGCCACAAACTGGTGCAGGAGATGGGGTATGCCGGGCTGGTACTGGGCAACCAGGGCGAGAACTTCAGCGCCGGGGCCAACCTGCCGCTGGTGCTTTCGCAGGCGCAGGCGGACGAGTGGGACGAGCTGGACGACTCCATCAAGCAGTTCCAGCAGACGACAACCTCACTGCGTTTTTCCCCGCATCCCACCGTCGCCGCGCCGTTTGGGCTGGCCCTGGGCGGCGGCGCGGAATTCACGCTGCACGCCGATCATGTCGTTGCCTCGGCGGAGCTATACATGGGTCTGGTGGAAGTGGGCGTCGGCCTGATTCCGGGCGGCGGCGGCACCAAGGAAATGCTGTTGCGCTTCACCGATCAGTTGCACCCCGGCCAGCAGATCGGCGCAACCATGCTGCCCGCCGTGCAGCGTGCCTTTGAGTTGATCGGCACCGCCAAGACCTCCACCAGCGCCCTGGAGGCCCGCAATCTGGGCTTCCTGCGCGACACCGACACCATCGCCATGAACAAGAATCACATCATCATGGAAGCCAAGCGGCAGGTGCTGGCGCTGGCCCCCGGCTACGTGCAACCCATCCCCCGTCAGGACATCCCCGTGATGGGCGACGCCGCCATCGCCGCGCTGAAAAGTGCGCTGTATGGCATGCACCAGGGTGGATTTATCACCGATTACGATCTGGTGGTCAGCCACGAGCTGGGCAAGGTTCTCAGCGGCGGCACGGGCAACAACCGCACCGCAAAGGTGTCCGAGCAGCATCTGCTGGATCTGGAACGCGAATCCTTCCTGACCCTGCTGGGCAAGAAGGGAACGCAACAGCGGATTGACCACATGCTGAAGACTGGGAAGCCTTTGCGGAACTGA
- a CDS encoding sulfite exporter TauE/SafE family protein produces the protein MISALTLAMIGVGLLAGVLGAILGLGGGVVVVPALEFVLPRFGHAVTIGQAVAISQIGVLAVGLSGAAAYLQRGLVRARTGYLLSPYTIAGGAVGSFLGLVLPARAVATVFALLLLYSSYNLLRGLKRVEAEREPSRLVTPAMTFAGIMSGLLGIGGGTVQVPVLNLMAGVPIREAIATSTFIMGLTAVGNALVYQAGGLLDLRLAGGVALGVLIGARAGAGLQSRIPADRLKLVFSLLLIFTAIQLLWKYWGSA, from the coding sequence TTGATTTCCGCGTTGACGCTGGCCATGATCGGTGTGGGCCTGCTGGCTGGGGTGCTGGGCGCGATCCTGGGCCTGGGGGGCGGCGTGGTGGTGGTGCCCGCCCTGGAATTCGTGCTGCCGCGCTTCGGGCATGCCGTGACCATCGGGCAGGCCGTGGCGATCAGCCAGATCGGGGTGCTGGCGGTGGGCCTTTCCGGGGCTGCCGCGTATCTGCAACGCGGTCTGGTGCGCGCCCGCACCGGCTACCTGCTCTCGCCGTACACCATTGCGGGCGGCGCGGTGGGCAGCTTCCTGGGCCTGGTGCTGCCCGCGCGGGCGGTGGCCACCGTGTTCGCTTTGCTGCTGCTGTACTCCTCTTACAACCTGCTGCGCGGATTGAAGCGGGTAGAGGCCGAACGTGAACCCAGCCGACTGGTGACCCCCGCCATGACCTTCGCCGGAATCATGAGCGGCCTGCTGGGCATCGGCGGCGGCACCGTGCAGGTCCCGGTCCTGAACCTGATGGCCGGGGTCCCGATCCGCGAGGCGATTGCCACCAGTACCTTTATCATGGGCCTGACTGCCGTGGGCAACGCGCTGGTGTATCAGGCCGGGGGGCTGCTGGACCTGCGGCTGGCCGGTGGAGTGGCGCTGGGCGTGTTGATCGGCGCGCGGGCGGGGGCTGGATTACAGAGCCGCATTCCCGCTGACCGATTGAAGCTGGTCTTCAGCCTGTTGCTGATCTTTACCGCCATTCAGTTGCTGTGGAAGTACTGGGGGAGCGCGTGA
- a CDS encoding VanW family protein yields the protein MKFWLVGIPMVALLGGALAMGVAASSDEKLAPGLSVAGVDVGGLTPQQAIAALGERAAAAPQVTVAAGPQTWTLGADQLGWHADAATSVAAAEKVSAARTLVERVKGMVGQEQPQNFPLIAAVDPAVAKAALSSLTANLNVQPKNAAVAFNKTTLKYAVTAKDAPGRQYDAATAASTYAATPTATSIQIPVKEWEAQYTAEALQNYADQGNALMRPFGVTLDGTTRKGVLTPLQVANLYWVRPQGIVADEPAMKRAFALLTGVIDQPAQNARFAFKGSALVKVPEQAGRVTQTSAYAAFQTGVLDPSKSSVVLASKKVRPVLTAAQLPDASKLTLIHTGVSTYYHSSPERRTNVANAAAKINGAVVPAGGTFSFLANLGGITEGNGFVGGLIIADGRTVDGLGGGVCQVSTTVFRAMYGAGLPVEERNQHSYRVGYYEPQVGFEAAVYDPGLDLKFGNDTGGPLLIKTINNDAASRLEVQVWGIKQARTVTVSPAVILSRTAHPAPKYVVNPNLRPGTSKQVDWAADGYNLYITRTIKDASGVRTDKTSTVYKPWQAVYEVGPG from the coding sequence GTGAAGTTCTGGTTAGTGGGTATACCGATGGTGGCGCTCCTGGGTGGGGCGCTGGCCATGGGCGTTGCGGCAAGTTCCGATGAAAAACTCGCGCCGGGCCTGAGCGTGGCCGGGGTGGATGTGGGCGGCCTGACGCCGCAGCAGGCTATTGCGGCTCTCGGTGAACGCGCCGCTGCCGCCCCGCAGGTCACGGTCGCGGCTGGGCCGCAGACCTGGACCCTGGGGGCCGATCAGCTCGGCTGGCACGCCGACGCCGCAACCAGTGTGGCCGCCGCCGAGAAGGTCAGTGCGGCCCGCACCCTGGTGGAGCGCGTCAAGGGTATGGTCGGTCAGGAGCAGCCGCAGAACTTTCCGCTGATCGCCGCTGTCGATCCTGCTGTGGCCAAGGCCGCCCTGTCCAGCCTCACTGCCAACCTGAACGTGCAGCCGAAGAACGCTGCCGTGGCTTTTAACAAGACAACCCTGAAGTACGCCGTGACAGCCAAAGACGCGCCGGGTCGCCAGTACGATGCGGCCACCGCTGCCAGCACCTACGCGGCCACGCCCACCGCCACCAGCATTCAGATTCCAGTGAAGGAGTGGGAGGCGCAGTACACCGCCGAGGCCCTCCAGAACTACGCCGATCAGGGCAATGCGCTGATGCGGCCTTTCGGCGTCACGCTGGACGGAACCACGCGCAAGGGTGTGCTGACCCCGCTGCAAGTCGCCAACCTGTACTGGGTCAGGCCGCAGGGGATCGTGGCAGACGAGCCGGCCATGAAACGCGCCTTCGCGCTGCTGACGGGTGTGATCGATCAGCCCGCACAGAATGCCCGCTTCGCCTTCAAAGGCAGCGCTCTGGTCAAGGTACCCGAACAGGCCGGGCGCGTGACCCAGACCTCGGCCTACGCGGCCTTCCAGACGGGCGTGCTGGACCCGTCCAAATCCAGCGTGGTTCTCGCCTCCAAGAAGGTCCGTCCGGTCCTGACCGCCGCACAACTGCCTGACGCCAGCAAGCTGACCCTGATCCACACGGGAGTCAGCACCTACTACCACAGCAGCCCCGAGCGCCGCACCAATGTCGCCAACGCCGCCGCCAAGATCAACGGTGCGGTGGTTCCGGCGGGCGGCACCTTCAGCTTTCTGGCCAATCTGGGGGGCATCACTGAGGGGAACGGCTTCGTGGGTGGCCTGATCATCGCGGATGGGCGGACGGTGGACGGTCTGGGAGGTGGCGTGTGTCAGGTCAGCACCACAGTGTTCCGCGCGATGTACGGCGCGGGGCTGCCTGTCGAGGAACGCAACCAGCACAGCTACCGCGTGGGCTACTACGAGCCGCAGGTGGGCTTTGAAGCCGCCGTCTACGATCCGGGCCTGGACCTCAAATTTGGCAACGACACGGGCGGCCCGCTGCTGATCAAGACCATCAACAATGACGCGGCCAGCCGACTGGAAGTGCAGGTCTGGGGCATCAAGCAGGCGCGTACCGTGACGGTCAGCCCCGCCGTGATCCTGTCTCGCACGGCGCACCCTGCCCCCAAATACGTGGTCAATCCGAACCTGCGCCCCGGCACCAGCAAACAGGTGGACTGGGCAGCGGACGGCTACAACCTCTACATCACCCGCACCATCAAGGATGCCAGTGGCGTGCGGACCGATAAGACCAGCACGGTCTACAAGCCCTGGCAGGCTGTGTACGAGGTAGGGCCGGGCTGA